From a region of the Chondrinema litorale genome:
- a CDS encoding sensor histidine kinase, producing MAVLKDIRTDNIILFDDTFDYFTSFLGLTLLFYLLLYYVNKLDDFNKYKKLRDELNTAKVQLLRNQMQPHFLYNAFNSLYSLSLKKNEDVSEYILKLSGMMRYLTDNTELGKVPIGKELDLIEKYIDIEKLRFGEDSAIEFRGDKVLMVDKFIEPLILIPLVENAFKHGFYTNSKDAFVSVLFDLNGKQLHFSVKNSVPKKQHFQENNRKGKGLDNLKQRLNLLYKKNADLALHRDSNSFTAKLKITLD from the coding sequence TTGGCTGTACTAAAGGATATTAGAACAGATAACATCATTTTATTTGATGACACCTTCGATTATTTCACCAGCTTTTTGGGACTAACATTGTTGTTTTATCTGCTATTGTATTACGTAAATAAATTGGATGATTTCAACAAGTATAAAAAGTTAAGAGATGAACTGAATACAGCTAAAGTGCAATTGCTTAGAAATCAGATGCAACCTCATTTTCTGTATAATGCTTTTAATTCTCTTTACAGCTTGTCTTTAAAAAAGAATGAAGATGTTTCTGAATACATTTTAAAATTATCTGGAATGATGCGCTATTTAACTGACAATACTGAGTTAGGAAAAGTACCCATTGGCAAAGAGTTAGATTTAATAGAAAAATATATAGATATAGAGAAATTGCGATTTGGTGAAGATTCTGCCATCGAATTTAGAGGTGATAAAGTACTAATGGTTGATAAATTTATAGAACCATTAATTTTGATCCCTTTAGTAGAAAATGCTTTTAAGCACGGTTTCTACACGAATTCCAAAGATGCTTTTGTTTCCGTTTTATTCGATCTTAATGGTAAACAGCTACACTTTTCAGTTAAAAATAGTGTGCCCAAAAAACAACATTTTCAAGAAAACAACAGAAAAGGAAAAGGGCTAGACAACTTAAAACAGCGCTTAAATCTATTATATAAAAAAAATGCAGATTTGGCATTACACAGAGACTCTAATTCTTTCACAGCTAAACTTAAAATAACATTAGACTAA
- a CDS encoding LytR/AlgR family response regulator transcription factor — protein sequence MNPYKTIVIDDEPLAIDVITHYLKRFSNFEVVGTFTDSVEAFNYLKRNQQVDVVFTDIAMPEISGIELVKLTAEPTKFIMTTSYSEHAVESFNLEVIDYLLKPISFERFAKALNRYERLSKSTIDEGSSFFVKDGDDFIKILLDDIDYIQGLKDYAKIVTGNNYCLVLKTLKSVEVDLSAYNFMRIHKSYIVPLNKIRQYNGKCVLINNVEIPVGSRYRDDLKKYFQSNRF from the coding sequence ATGAACCCATATAAAACTATAGTAATAGATGATGAACCTTTAGCTATAGATGTGATTACCCATTATCTAAAACGTTTCTCCAATTTTGAAGTGGTTGGAACATTTACCGATTCAGTCGAAGCTTTTAATTATTTAAAAAGAAACCAACAAGTTGATGTTGTTTTTACAGATATCGCTATGCCCGAAATCTCAGGAATCGAGTTGGTTAAACTAACAGCAGAACCTACTAAGTTTATAATGACCACTTCCTATAGTGAACATGCTGTAGAAAGCTTTAATCTTGAAGTAATTGATTATTTGTTGAAACCCATATCTTTTGAGCGGTTTGCAAAAGCGTTGAATCGTTATGAAAGACTCAGTAAATCAACTATTGATGAAGGATCTTCTTTTTTTGTAAAGGATGGCGACGATTTTATAAAAATACTTTTAGATGACATTGATTATATCCAAGGTTTAAAAGATTATGCTAAAATTGTTACCGGCAATAATTATTGTTTAGTTCTTAAAACACTTAAATCAGTTGAAGTTGATTTAAGCGCTTATAATTTTATGAGGATCCACAAATCATATATTGTTCCGCTAAATAAAATTAGACAGTACAATGGTAAATGCGTTTTAATAAATAATGTTGAAATCCCTGTGGGTAGTAGATATCGCGATGATTTGAAGAAATATTTTCAGAGTAATAGATTTTAG
- a CDS encoding PadR family transcriptional regulator, translating to MKIPSLGEFEELVLLTVAAQHDQAYGVSIMESLEKKLQKKINVSAIHVALKRMEEKGFIQSRYGGITNDRGGRRKKFYVITAFGKQVLDNQYALRTSMYLSIPKISFG from the coding sequence ATGAAAATACCTTCACTAGGAGAATTTGAAGAATTAGTGCTTTTAACTGTAGCTGCACAGCACGATCAAGCATATGGGGTTTCTATAATGGAGAGTCTAGAAAAAAAACTGCAAAAGAAAATTAATGTTAGCGCCATTCATGTAGCCCTTAAACGAATGGAAGAAAAAGGCTTCATACAATCAAGATATGGTGGAATTACCAATGACAGAGGAGGCAGACGAAAGAAATTCTATGTAATTACTGCTTTTGGCAAACAAGTACTCGACAATCAATATGCATTAAGAACTAGTATGTATTTGTCCATCCCTAAAATTTCTTTTGGTTAA
- a CDS encoding ABC transporter permease produces MNAQPPKQALKFLRWFCREDFLDEIEGDLIEIFEMHYEQNPKHAIRSFWWQVLLHFRPDYIKSFNFIQFLIYQNMLHINFKIAWRHITKKKLYSIINITGLGVGIASCLLILLYIQFELSYDQYHTKLNDIYRVLHAYKPIEKKNMETQPEEFQVWGNAPIAEAMSRDFPEVESIFQFTSPANFLFQYKEKIFQEDNMIFADSNAFQMFSWKMLQGDPLTALDEPYNIVLTEDIANKYFGNEDPLGKTIIVDENDTYTVSGVMENVPDNSHFTFDGLVSMSTFRKYRPGIFANWGYVDFYTYFTLYDKSQLSNIEAKADEFTQKYTGNWDQTHYVIAFEPMTDAYLHSKAGRQPGDTGSLSNLYIFASIALFILLIACINFINLSTSRSLERAKEVGIRKVAGAVKTTLTVQFLTEYILLTFLSLLLALILVVAFAPILQDLIGKPINYQILFSWQILPILLVATILIGLLAGSYPAWLLSKFSPATVLKGIFRNSNKGIALRKVLVVFQFSLSIALMIGTSIVLSQLEFLQNKDLGFDKEQMLILDFGWDNKVQQQIEAIEQSFLAHPNVTAVSASRAVPGDFLPNAGTTIENAQGEMMMYSPTIYEIDQTFIQNYNIEMAAGRPFSIDFPSDSVSSLILNETAATLWGYEDPKEMIGKPFDQWGKKGIVVGVVKDFNYQSLHREVEPLSLRFEPYSLRKFSIRVKPQEIRKTLADLEETWKELIPHRPFVYTFLDDSFNKQYQADNRFSKIFGIFTSIAIFIACLGLFGLTAYTTSQRTKEIGIRKVLGASVLQIITLLSTGFIKLFLISLIIAIPAAWYFMAKWLDTFAYQIGMNVFIFALAGFLALTIALITISWQSLKAAIANPIDSLRSE; encoded by the coding sequence ATGAATGCTCAACCTCCAAAGCAAGCACTTAAATTTCTCCGTTGGTTTTGCCGAGAAGACTTTCTCGACGAAATCGAAGGGGACTTGATCGAGATTTTTGAAATGCACTATGAGCAAAACCCTAAACATGCAATCCGAAGTTTTTGGTGGCAAGTGCTTTTACATTTCAGACCAGACTATATTAAATCTTTCAATTTCATACAATTTTTAATCTATCAAAATATGCTTCATATCAATTTTAAAATAGCTTGGCGCCATATTACCAAAAAGAAATTGTATTCTATTATCAATATTACAGGCTTAGGGGTAGGAATAGCTAGCTGTCTGCTTATCTTACTTTATATCCAGTTTGAACTCTCCTACGATCAATACCACACAAAATTAAATGATATTTACCGGGTATTGCATGCCTATAAACCAATAGAAAAGAAGAACATGGAAACCCAACCTGAAGAGTTTCAAGTTTGGGGGAATGCGCCTATTGCAGAAGCTATGTCTAGAGATTTTCCTGAGGTAGAAAGCATATTCCAGTTTACTAGCCCCGCCAACTTCTTGTTTCAATATAAAGAAAAGATTTTTCAAGAAGATAACATGATATTTGCAGACTCCAACGCTTTTCAGATGTTCAGTTGGAAAATGCTTCAAGGTGATCCACTCACTGCGCTAGATGAACCTTATAACATCGTATTAACGGAAGACATTGCTAATAAATATTTTGGGAATGAAGACCCCTTAGGCAAAACCATTATTGTGGATGAGAATGACACCTATACGGTGTCTGGAGTCATGGAAAATGTTCCAGACAATTCTCACTTTACTTTTGATGGATTGGTATCTATGTCCACTTTTCGTAAGTATAGACCTGGCATTTTCGCGAATTGGGGTTATGTAGATTTTTACACTTACTTTACCTTATACGATAAATCACAATTGTCAAACATTGAAGCAAAAGCAGATGAATTTACACAAAAATATACAGGCAATTGGGACCAAACCCATTATGTAATTGCCTTTGAACCTATGACTGATGCTTACTTACATTCAAAAGCTGGTCGCCAACCCGGTGACACAGGGAGTTTATCTAACTTGTACATTTTTGCATCCATAGCTTTATTTATATTGTTGATTGCTTGTATTAACTTTATCAATCTTTCTACTTCTCGTTCATTAGAAAGGGCTAAAGAGGTAGGAATCAGAAAAGTTGCTGGAGCTGTAAAAACTACTTTAACAGTTCAGTTTTTGACTGAATACATTTTATTGACTTTTTTATCTCTACTACTCGCTTTAATTCTAGTGGTAGCTTTTGCCCCGATATTACAAGATTTAATAGGCAAACCTATAAACTACCAAATCTTATTTAGCTGGCAAATACTGCCTATATTGTTAGTTGCTACTATTTTAATCGGACTACTTGCAGGTTCTTATCCAGCGTGGTTACTATCAAAATTTAGTCCTGCTACAGTTTTAAAAGGGATATTTAGAAACTCAAACAAGGGTATTGCTTTAAGAAAAGTCTTGGTGGTTTTCCAATTTAGTTTATCCATTGCCTTAATGATTGGTACTTCCATTGTTTTATCTCAATTAGAATTCTTACAAAACAAAGATCTAGGCTTTGATAAAGAACAAATGTTGATTTTAGATTTCGGTTGGGATAACAAGGTTCAACAACAGATAGAAGCCATAGAGCAATCTTTTCTAGCGCATCCTAATGTAACCGCAGTATCTGCCTCAAGAGCGGTTCCGGGTGATTTTTTACCCAATGCAGGTACTACTATTGAAAATGCTCAAGGTGAAATGATGATGTACAGCCCTACTATTTATGAAATAGATCAAACGTTTATTCAGAACTATAATATTGAAATGGCCGCTGGTAGACCATTTTCTATTGATTTTCCTTCAGATTCAGTTAGTTCATTGATTTTAAATGAAACCGCAGCAACATTGTGGGGATATGAAGACCCCAAAGAAATGATTGGTAAACCTTTTGATCAATGGGGCAAAAAAGGGATTGTAGTAGGTGTAGTAAAAGATTTCAACTATCAATCTCTACACAGAGAGGTAGAACCACTTTCGCTGCGATTCGAACCTTACAGTTTAAGAAAATTTTCTATTAGAGTAAAACCACAGGAGATTAGAAAAACACTAGCAGACCTAGAAGAAACGTGGAAAGAACTCATACCACACCGACCTTTTGTTTATACCTTTTTGGACGATAGTTTCAATAAACAATACCAAGCTGATAACAGGTTTAGCAAAATATTCGGAATATTTACCAGTATAGCCATCTTTATTGCTTGCTTAGGACTCTTTGGTTTAACTGCTTATACAACTAGTCAAAGAACTAAAGAAATCGGAATTAGAAAAGTACTAGGTGCATCAGTATTACAAATTATAACCTTACTTTCTACTGGATTTATCAAACTATTTTTGATCTCTCTGATAATTGCCATTCCTGCTGCTTGGTATTTTATGGCCAAATGGCTCGATACTTTTGCCTATCAAATCGGTATGAACGTTTTCATTTTTGCTCTTGCAGGCTTTCTGGCTTTAACCATAGCTTTAATAACTATCAGCTGGCAATCATTAAAAGCAGCCATTGCCAATCCTATTGATAGTTTAAGGTCAGAATAG
- a CDS encoding zinc ribbon domain-containing protein YjdM: MSENMKPCPQCKSPYGYFLSEELYSCPECGFEWNPEEQLEEGALVVKDANGNVLQDGDSVIIVKNLPVKGSSAPIKAGTKVKKIRLTEGDHNIDCKIDGFGAMALKSEFVKKA, from the coding sequence ATGTCTGAAAACATGAAACCTTGTCCACAATGTAAATCTCCTTATGGATATTTTTTAAGTGAAGAATTATATTCATGCCCTGAGTGCGGATTTGAATGGAACCCAGAAGAACAGCTAGAAGAAGGAGCATTAGTGGTAAAAGATGCCAATGGCAATGTATTACAAGATGGAGATTCTGTAATTATTGTTAAAAATTTACCAGTAAAAGGATCTTCGGCTCCAATTAAAGCCGGAACTAAAGTAAAAAAAATCCGCCTAACTGAAGGAGATCATAATATTGACTGTAAAATAGATGGATTTGGTGCTATGGCTTTAAAATCTGAATTTGTAAAAAAGGCTTAA
- a CDS encoding sensor histidine kinase, producing the protein MKDLLNLEVITKTMDDLPIGVGIFQVQDPNDLKSIRYIFMNKIILYEMRKEREEVFGKLIIEVAPEAYEHKVGLQVIETYRNVAVDGGSVNLGMVEYSNEEVAGMYECSVHHIQDNYIYVMLRNVTELDQSRKELAEVNRELEERVKQRTTQLEQSRRELVEINKSLEKRVRQRTAMLEQKNKELEQFAYIASHDLQEPLRTISNYIQVINEDFEFNLSEEVINYLQSINKSTERMKILVSALLDFSRLGRNRKLADVDTKKIVTEVIDDLHQLIQLTNANLKVGNLPKLHAYETELRQTFQNLISNAIKFRKENHDPEIQINYKELENHHQFSISDNGIGIAAEHIDRIFYIFQKLHLDKKYGGYGIGLANCKKIVEIHSGTIWVESQTGKGSTFYFTISKQLEI; encoded by the coding sequence ATGAAAGATCTATTAAACCTAGAAGTTATTACTAAGACCATGGATGATTTGCCTATTGGTGTTGGTATATTTCAAGTGCAGGATCCGAATGACTTAAAAAGTATTCGCTACATTTTTATGAACAAAATCATTCTGTATGAAATGAGAAAGGAAAGAGAGGAGGTATTTGGCAAATTGATAATTGAAGTAGCCCCTGAAGCATATGAGCATAAAGTAGGATTGCAGGTTATTGAAACTTACAGAAATGTAGCTGTGGATGGAGGCAGTGTAAATTTGGGTATGGTTGAATACTCAAATGAAGAGGTAGCAGGTATGTATGAATGCTCTGTACATCATATTCAAGACAATTACATTTACGTAATGCTTAGAAATGTAACTGAATTAGATCAATCAAGGAAAGAATTGGCTGAAGTAAACAGAGAGCTTGAAGAAAGAGTTAAGCAACGCACAACACAATTGGAGCAATCGAGGAGAGAATTAGTAGAGATTAATAAAAGCCTTGAAAAAAGAGTTCGGCAACGTACAGCAATGTTGGAGCAAAAGAACAAAGAACTGGAACAATTTGCTTACATCGCTTCACACGATTTACAGGAGCCGCTACGTACCATTTCCAACTACATTCAGGTGATTAACGAAGATTTTGAATTCAATCTAAGTGAGGAAGTCATTAATTATCTACAATCAATAAACAAATCTACTGAAAGGATGAAAATCCTTGTCTCCGCATTGTTGGACTTTTCAAGGTTAGGACGTAACAGAAAACTTGCTGATGTAGATACAAAAAAAATTGTAACCGAGGTAATTGACGATTTGCATCAACTAATCCAATTAACAAATGCTAACCTAAAGGTGGGCAACTTACCAAAATTGCATGCTTATGAAACAGAATTGCGACAAACATTTCAAAACCTAATATCAAACGCAATAAAATTTCGAAAAGAAAATCACGATCCTGAAATTCAAATAAACTATAAAGAATTAGAAAACCATCATCAATTCTCTATTTCTGATAATGGTATTGGCATTGCAGCAGAACATATCGACCGCATTTTTTATATCTTTCAAAAACTACATTTAGACAAAAAATATGGAGGATATGGCATAGGTCTGGCAAATTGTAAGAAAATTGTTGAGATACATAGCGGTACTATTTGGGTAGAATCTCAAACAGGAAAAGGAAGCACCTTTTATTTTACTATATCCAAACAACTAGAAATATGA
- a CDS encoding M28 family metallopeptidase has protein sequence MKNIGIIIFLGLLAFSCLNHHKDEVLIVDSLPIKKAEYQKRIVGQLSGEFTLSNNTFIKSRWSKQERTLAKIYLKELIQSLNISSKEHNYTSPNLNPAIDLILEPFKGTNLYGILPATNNNKEYVILGAHYDTGKRGAPGAIDNATGIALIYSVVKELAKRKIRNKNIILVFFDQEEEELIGSKAFAKHLKKMKLDIHSIHCFDMVGWDSDKDNAMEIYSGSKSLIGIYKSVANRNNIPLKDIIINPVGYNRNATDFDAFVPAGFNVIGAGECYYHKDSTPFKDTPKDTFDTVNFQYLLSCSNFIEEVIKEIVSLP, from the coding sequence ATGAAAAATATTGGTATCATTATCTTTTTAGGGCTTTTGGCTTTCTCTTGCCTTAATCATCATAAAGATGAGGTCTTAATAGTAGATAGTTTACCGATAAAAAAAGCTGAATATCAAAAGAGAATAGTAGGGCAATTATCTGGTGAGTTTACCTTATCGAACAATACATTTATTAAAAGTCGATGGTCTAAGCAAGAAAGAACTCTTGCTAAAATTTATTTAAAAGAATTAATTCAGTCCTTAAATATTAGCTCTAAAGAACATAACTATACCTCCCCCAACCTAAACCCAGCTATCGATTTAATTTTGGAACCCTTTAAAGGCACAAATCTCTATGGCATTCTACCTGCTACTAATAACAATAAAGAATATGTTATTCTTGGGGCACACTATGATACAGGAAAGCGAGGTGCACCAGGAGCAATTGATAATGCCACAGGAATAGCTTTAATATATAGTGTGGTAAAAGAGCTTGCAAAAAGAAAAATTCGGAACAAAAATATCATCCTTGTTTTTTTTGATCAAGAAGAAGAAGAACTAATTGGGAGCAAAGCTTTTGCTAAGCATTTGAAGAAAATGAAGTTGGATATCCACTCGATACATTGTTTCGATATGGTTGGCTGGGATTCAGATAAAGATAATGCAATGGAAATATACTCAGGGTCTAAGTCTTTGATAGGTATTTATAAATCTGTGGCAAACCGCAACAATATTCCTTTGAAGGATATTATTATCAATCCAGTTGGGTATAACAGAAACGCTACTGATTTTGATGCTTTCGTGCCTGCTGGCTTTAATGTAATAGGTGCTGGAGAATGTTACTACCACAAAGATTCTACTCCATTTAAAGATACTCCAAAAGACACTTTTGATACAGTAAATTTTCAATACCTATTATCTTGTTCTAATTTTATAGAGGAAGTTATAAAAGAAATTGTATCCTTACCATGA
- a CDS encoding serine hydrolase domain-containing protein, which produces MRSKTVIKLPCPFVNNLMFIRKYIIFFTIGLSSYCYGQVENSARLDSLLQSAVNSNIGPGLTVGIVKNGELIYHNSFGNVNLEYDIPFNDSTIFDLASVTKQFTSACIGILENKRMLSVNDDVRKYIPELTFYQDTIRIKHLLNHTSGIRNHNVLLDLMGFDFAHQGYTNEMIEELMFRQNGVNNLPGEKMLYSNTNYVLLALIVKRVSGMKIHEFAQKELFEPLKMTNSFYRNDMNAIIKNRTYSYYKTKDGFKQSNSLSLCVGAGGMKSTISDLAKWSQVFLDSAHQYFYLSKFITHTDKLINGLDMKHARGMFVSPYKGYYTYNHSGRDIGMRSQFICLPELNLAVIVYSNSNSINAVDISYQILDLFIDKIPEANEKTETYAHRKDELKKYVGTYQELNSDMKMQVFVENDTLKAKSSLGNQAVPLKSSSTTSFQRFDNPSVKHIFLSDKDSKVSMQVDFGGAIFYFETIKLDPNPNKNLKDYVGDYFSKELNVTYLLSIKDTFLSLDYPNNQEIALIEGQKDVFGSNRRTKYSFCRNDKGEIVSFKVASEGTVNNILFEKIK; this is translated from the coding sequence ATGAGATCAAAAACAGTTATAAAACTACCTTGTCCTTTTGTCAATAATTTAATGTTCATAAGAAAATACATCATATTCTTTACAATTGGCTTGAGTTCATATTGTTATGGACAAGTTGAGAATTCTGCCCGTTTAGACTCATTATTACAAAGTGCTGTTAATTCTAATATAGGCCCAGGTTTAACTGTGGGTATAGTAAAAAATGGTGAGCTCATCTACCATAATAGTTTTGGGAATGTGAACTTAGAATATGATATCCCTTTTAATGATTCTACGATATTTGATCTTGCTTCAGTAACAAAACAATTTACTTCTGCTTGTATCGGAATACTCGAAAATAAAAGAATGTTGTCTGTGAATGATGATGTGAGAAAATACATTCCTGAACTAACTTTCTATCAAGATACGATTAGAATCAAACACCTTCTTAATCACACAAGTGGCATTAGAAATCATAATGTATTACTAGATTTAATGGGATTCGATTTTGCTCACCAAGGATATACCAACGAAATGATTGAAGAATTGATGTTTCGTCAAAATGGAGTCAATAACCTGCCAGGTGAAAAAATGCTATATTCTAACACAAATTATGTTTTATTGGCACTTATTGTAAAAAGAGTATCAGGGATGAAGATTCATGAGTTTGCACAAAAAGAGTTGTTCGAACCACTGAAAATGACTAACTCATTTTATAGAAATGATATGAATGCAATCATTAAAAACAGAACATATTCTTACTACAAAACAAAAGATGGATTCAAACAAAGCAATTCCCTATCACTTTGTGTAGGCGCAGGAGGAATGAAAAGTACTATAAGTGATCTGGCTAAATGGTCTCAAGTGTTTTTAGATTCTGCTCATCAGTATTTCTATTTGAGTAAGTTCATTACCCACACAGATAAGCTGATTAATGGTTTGGATATGAAACATGCTAGAGGGATGTTTGTATCGCCTTATAAAGGATATTATACCTATAATCATAGCGGTAGAGACATAGGAATGCGCTCTCAATTTATTTGTCTACCCGAACTTAACTTGGCAGTAATAGTTTATTCTAACTCCAATTCTATTAATGCTGTAGATATTTCTTATCAGATTTTGGATTTATTTATAGATAAAATACCTGAAGCAAACGAGAAAACAGAGACATATGCACACAGAAAAGATGAGCTTAAAAAGTATGTTGGGACTTATCAGGAGCTCAATAGCGATATGAAAATGCAGGTATTTGTTGAGAACGATACATTAAAAGCAAAAAGTAGTTTAGGTAATCAGGCAGTTCCGCTCAAATCAAGCAGTACTACTAGTTTTCAACGTTTTGATAACCCTTCTGTTAAACACATTTTCCTTTCAGATAAAGATTCTAAAGTAAGCATGCAAGTTGATTTCGGCGGAGCTATTTTTTACTTTGAAACAATTAAACTAGACCCTAATCCTAATAAAAATTTAAAAGATTATGTAGGAGATTATTTCTCTAAAGAGCTAAATGTAACCTATTTACTTTCTATAAAAGATACTTTCCTATCCTTAGACTATCCCAACAATCAAGAAATAGCATTAATTGAAGGGCAAAAAGATGTATTTGGTTCAAATCGGAGAACTAAATATTCATTCTGTAGAAATGATAAAGGTGAAATAGTGAGTTTCAAAGTGGCTTCTGAGGGCACAGTTAATAATATCCTATTTGAAAAGATAAAGTAA